A portion of the Bacillus sp. es.034 genome contains these proteins:
- a CDS encoding aminoglycoside phosphotransferase family protein: MIPTDFKLKMQTMYGDSGREWLSHLAGLLDSLKKRFDLTYSEPFSLSYNFVVPVQTGGEQNAVLKIGYPNNDFSNEFHALQDFQGKGMVKMLDYSKEEGWILLDRLMPGPSLHSIDDEEEVLSIFAHTAKGLWHKPVSTHPYPTVQSWSKGIGRLRERFNGGTGPIPPELVVKAEALYPELLNTSTDRYLLHGDLHHGNILYSASSGWTAIDPKGLIGEREYDCIQFMLNEWEKWDAPLKLLRYRTETIASLLSLSYERLIQYGFCHSILSACWSVGDGHDGWKTGVSLAGMFEELLGE, encoded by the coding sequence ATGATTCCAACCGATTTCAAATTAAAAATGCAAACTATGTATGGCGATTCCGGTCGAGAGTGGTTATCCCACTTGGCAGGTCTACTGGACTCATTAAAAAAGCGATTCGATTTAACCTACAGTGAACCTTTTTCACTAAGCTATAATTTTGTAGTGCCGGTTCAGACCGGGGGTGAACAGAATGCCGTTTTAAAGATCGGGTATCCGAACAATGATTTCTCCAATGAGTTTCATGCCCTACAGGATTTTCAAGGAAAAGGGATGGTGAAGATGCTCGACTACAGTAAGGAAGAAGGCTGGATCCTTTTAGATCGACTCATGCCGGGACCTTCCCTTCACTCTATTGATGATGAAGAAGAGGTCCTCTCTATCTTCGCCCATACTGCCAAGGGACTTTGGCATAAACCTGTCAGCACCCACCCCTATCCCACGGTTCAATCCTGGTCAAAGGGCATCGGGAGGTTACGGGAACGATTTAACGGAGGAACCGGTCCCATTCCTCCGGAGCTCGTCGTGAAAGCTGAAGCGCTTTATCCGGAGTTACTGAATACGTCCACTGATCGCTATCTTCTTCACGGTGATCTTCATCACGGAAACATACTCTACTCCGCTTCTTCCGGTTGGACAGCCATCGATCCCAAAGGATTGATCGGCGAAAGGGAATATGACTGCATTCAGTTTATGTTGAATGAATGGGAGAAATGGGATGCCCCGTTAAAGCTGCTCCGATATAGGACAGAGACTATCGCTTCCCTCCTTTCCCTCTCTTATGAGCGGCTGATTCAATATGGATTTTGTCATTCCATTCTGTCTGCGTGCTGGTCTGTAGGGGATGGACATGATGGATGGAAAACCGGAGTTTCTTTGGCGGGGATGTTTGAAGAACTGTTGGGTGAGTAA